CCGGCGACCTGGTCTACACCTCGTTCTCCGGTTCGCACCAGGACGCCATCAAGAAGGGCTTCGACGCCCTGGAGGCCGACGCCAAGGCGGCCGGCGTACCGGTCGGCGAGTACACCTGGGGCGTCCCGTACCTGCCGATCGACCCGAAGGACGTCGGCCGCAGCTACGAGGCGGTCATCCGGGTCAACAGCCAGTCCGGCAAGGGCGGCATCGCGTACGTCCTGAAGAACGACCACAAGCTGGACCTGCCGCGCCGGATGCAGATCGAGTTCTCCAAGATCATCCAGACCAAGACCGACACCGAGGGCGGCGAGGTCACCCCGGCCGACATCTGGGCGGTCTTCCAGGACGAGTACCTGCCCACCCCGGACAACGCCTGGGGCCGGATCTCGCTGTCCGGCTCGCGCAGCCTGACCACCGAGGACGGCCGCGACGCACTGACCACGCAGGCCCTGGTGGACGGTGTGGAGACCACGCTGACCGGTACCGGCAACGGCCCGGTCTCCGCCTTCGGCGACGCGCTGGCCGGCATCGGTGTGGACGTCCGGGTCCTGGACTACGCCGAGCACGCCCTGAGCGAGGGCGGCGACGCCCAGGCCGCGGCTTACGTCGAGTGCGCGGTGGACGGCAAGGTGCTGTGGGGCGTCGGGATCGACGGCAACACCGTGCTGGCCTCCCTGAAGGCGATGATCAGCGCGGTCAACCGCGCGCGGCGCGGGTAACCCGTAGGGCTGAACTTCGCAGGACCCAGCGGGCCGCCCTCCGGGGCGGCCCGTTCGCGTTCCCGCCCCGCCCCGCCCCGGCCGCGCAGCGCAGTGACCGGCGGGAGGGAACAACCGCGAGCGAGCCGAAGGGGCGCGCCGGTGCCGAAATGGGGGCACCTCCCGGCCGGAGGCCGGGGGAGAGCGACGGAGCGACGACCGTCGGTGCCGGACCGAAGCGCCCCGGAGGCGAGCCGAGCCCCATCAGGCTGTGTTCTGCGCCACATTTTTCTGCGTCGTAAGCCGTTCGGGGTACTGACACATGCCGGTAACCATGGCAACATCGACCCACCGGAAATCCGGGGTCGGTGGGACGGCCACGGCGTCCGGTCGCGTGACCTGCCCATTGTTGTGCAGGCCGCCTGCCATGTCTGGGGAGTGGCGCCGTGACAGGGTTGTGGGGTGTCCGTCCTCGTTGGCGGACTGACGTTCTCGGTGACTTCTTCTGCCCAGGCTGCGGCGGGGACCGCAACTACCGTCGGCAGCACGGCCGGCGGTGGCTGCGTCTCCTCGGCACACCGGTGCTCCCGCTGGGACCGGTGATCGGCAGCGTCCAGTGCACCACCTGCCACGGCCGGTACGGCGTCGAGAGCCTGGAACAGCTCACCGGCGTCCGCCTCTCGGCGATGCTCCGCGACGCCCAGTACACCGTCGCCCTGGCCCTCCTGGCGGCCGGCGGCACCGGCGGCCGCAGCGCCCGCGAGGCGGCCTGCGCGGTCGTCAAGGACGCCGGCTTCGAGGACTGCGGCGAGGCCCAGGTGCTCGCGGCACTGGCGGCGCTGTCCGGCCTCGGCGGCGAACTCCACCACGCGCACGGCCTGGCCGACGGCCTCGCCATCGAACTTCACGCGGCGCTCGAACCGCTCACCCCGCACCTCGCCCAGCAGGGCCGCGAGCGACTGCTGCTGCAGGGCGCCTGGATCGCGCTGGCCGACGGCCGGTACCTGCCGCAGGAGCGCGAGGCGCTGGCCGAGGTGGGCCGGTGCCTGGGCCTCGGCGAGGAGCAGGTCGGCACCCTGCTGGAGGCGGCGACCCGCGCCGCGCACTGAGCCTCCGGGGCCTCCCCCCTGCCCCGGAGCAGGGCCCGACCTCCCCCCTCGGGCCCGTCGCGACCCGTACCGGCGGGTCCCCCCACGGACCCCGGTGCGGGATCACGGCTGCCGTCCGGCGGCCGGTGACCGTGGCCGCCCGGGTCGGCCGGAGCTCCGCCCGGAGTGCGCGGCCGGTACGCGAGAATGGGGGGATGCCCACTCTGTTCGACGGCCGCGCGTCCCTCGACGGCCCCCTGCCCCCGCAGCGTTCCGCGTCCTGTGCCGGCGTCGTGCCGCTCGGTGGCGCCGTGCTCCCCGGCGGGCCGGGGCGGACCGGCGGGGGCGCGGCATGAGCCTGTTCCGCGACGACGGTGTCGTGCTCCGGGCGCAGAAGCTCGGCGAGGCCGACCGGATCATCACCCTGCTCACCCGGCGGCACGGCAAGGTCCGCGCCGTCGCGCGCGGGGTGCGCAAGACCAAGTCCAAGTTCGGTGCCCGGCTGGAGCCGTTCTCGCACGTGGACGTGCAGTTCTTCAGCCGCGGCAGCGACCTGATCGGCCGTGGCCTGCCGCTCTGCACCCAGGTGGAGACGATCGCGCCGTACGGCGGCCCGATCGTCGCCGACTACGGCCGCTACACCTCGGGGACGGCGATGCTGGAGACGGCGGAACGTTTCGCCGAGAACGAGGGCGAGCCGGCCGTCCAGCAGTACCTGCTGCTGGTGGGCGGACTGCGGACGCTCGCCGCCGGGCAGCACGAGTCGCACCTGGTGCTGGACGCGTTCCTGCTGCGCTCGCTCGCCGTCAACGGGTACGGCGCGAGCTTCACCAACTGCGCGAAGTGCGGACTCGAAGGGCCCAACCGGTTCTTCTCGCTCCAGGCCGGCGGAGTGCTCTGCGGGGACTGCCGGGTGCCTGGCTGTGCCGTACCCTCCCCTGAGACACTGGTACTGCTCGGCTCACTGCTGTCAGGGGACTGGCAGACGGCCGACGCCTGCGAGCCGCGGTACTGGCGGGAGGGCAGCGGTCTGGTCGCGGCCTATCTGCAGTGGCACCTGGAGCGGGGAATCCGCTCGATGAGATACGTGGAGAAGTAAGCATGGCAGCGCGACGACTCTTCGGCGGCAGCAAGCAGCGGGAGTACCTCCCCCCGACCCCGCACCCGAGCGGCGCCCGGCCGCCGAAGATCCCGGGTGAGCTGGTGCCGGGCCACGTCGCCATCGTGATGGACGGGAACGGCCGCTGGGCCAAGGAGCGCGGGCTGCCCCGCACCGAGGGCCACAAGGTCGGCGAGAGCGTCGTGCTCGACGTGCTCAAGGGCGCCATCGAGCTGGGCGTGAAGAACATCTCGCTCTATGCCTTCTCCACCGAGAACTGGAAGCGGTCCCCGGAGGAGGTGAAGTTCCTGATGAACTTCAACCGGGACGTCATCCACCGCCGCCGCGACGAGATGGACGCGATGGGCGTGCGGGTCCGCTGGGCCGGTCGGATGCCCAAGCTCTGGAAGAGCGTGGTGCAGGAGCTGCAGGTCGCCGAGGAGCAGACCAAGGACAACGACGCCGTGACGCTCTACATGTGCGTCAACTACGGCGGCCGGGCCGAGGTCGCGGACGCGGCGGCGGCCATCGCGGCCGACGTCGCGGCCGGCCGGCTGGACCCGAAGAAGGTCAACGAGAAGACCGTCGCCAAGTACATGTACCACCCGGACATGCCGGACGTGGACCTCTTCCTGCGCCCCAGCGGCGAGCAGCGCACCTCCAACTTCCTGCTCTGGCAGTCCGCCTACGCCGAGTTCGTGTTCCAGGACGTGCTCTGGCCGGACTTCGACCGCCGCGACCTGTGGCGGGCCTGCGAGCAGTACGCGATGCGCGACCGCCGGTTCGGCGGCGCGCTGCCCAACGAGGTCCAGGCGGAGGCGGTCTCCGCCGAGGTGCCGCCGCAGCGCTGAGCCTGCCGGTCGTGCGGAAGGGCCCGTGGGATTCCCACGGGCCCTTCGGTGTTTCCGGCGTTCTCCGCCTGCTCGGCGAGGTCGGCCCGTTCGGGGCGGCCGGCCGGTCAGGCCTTGGCGGCGCAGTCCGCGCAGGTGCCGAAGATCTCCAGCGTGTGCGCGATGTCGCTGAAGCCGTGCTCGGCGGCGACCGCGTTGGCCCAGCGCTCGACCGCCGGGCCCTCGACCTCGACGGTGGCTCCGCAGTGACGGCACACCAGGTGGTGGTGGTGCCCGCTGCTGCAGCGCCGGTAGACGGCCTCGCCGTCGGCGGTGCGCAGCACGTCGACCTCGCCGGCGTCGGCGAGCGACTGCAGGGTGCGGTACACGGTGGTCAGGCCGACCGAGTCACCCCGGTGCTTGAGCATGTCGTGCAGTTCCTGCGCGCTGCGGAAGTCCTCGATCTCGTCCAGGGCCGCCGAGACGGCGGCTCGCTGCCGGGTCGATCGGGCGCGCGGCGTCGGGCCTGCGGTGGTCACCGTGGGTCCTCCTGGGAGTGGGGGCATCTCGCACCTCATTGTGCCAGCCCCGCTCCGCTCGTCGGGCCGCTCTGCGCGCAGGCGTTCGCGTCGGCCGCGCCCTGGCCCGGCAGCCGTACGTCGCAGACCTCGGGGCCGCGGTCGGCCGGGGCCCGGTGGCGGCGCCGGGCGAGCGGCCCGGACAGGGCGCTGAACAGGGCGAAGACCACGATCGCGAGTAGCACGATGGCCGGGCCGGAGGGGACGTCGGCCTGGTAGGAGCCGGTCACGCCGGCCAGCGAGACCACCACGCCGAGGGCGATGGCGGCGGCCTGGGTGGCGGCGAAGGAGCGGGTGAGCTGCTGGGCGGCGACCACCGGGACCACCATCAGGGCGCTGACCAGGAGCAGGCCGACCACCCGCATCGCCACGGTGACCGTGACCGCGGCCATCACCGCGAGCAGCAGGTTCAGCAGGCGGACCGGCAGGCCGGTGACCCGGGCGAACTCCTCGTCCTGGCAGATGGCGAAGAGCTGGCGGCGCAGGCCGACGGTGACGGCGATGACGACCGCGCCGAGGATCGCGATGGTGAGCAGGTCGGCGGGGGCGACGGTGAGGATGGAGCCCCAGAGGTAGCTCTCCAGGCTGCCGGAGCCGGCCTGGGCGGAGAGCGAGACGAGCAGCTTTCCGCAGGCCATGCCGCCGTAGAAGAGCATCGCCAGGGCGATGTCGCCGCGCTGGTTGCCGCGCGAGCGGACCAGCTCCATGACGACCGCGCCGAGCACGCAGACCAGGACGGCCATCCAGACCGGGCTGGTCCGGAAGATGAAGCCGAGCCCGACGCCGGTCATCGCGACGTGTCCCATGCCGTCGCCCAGCAGGGCCTGGCGCCGCTGTACCAGGTAGATCCCGACGGCGGGCGCGGTCACGCCGACCAGGACGGCGGCGAGCAGGGCCCGCTGCATGAAGTCGTAGGAGAGCATCTCGGTCATGCCGGCAGCCTCGGGGTGGTCGTCAGGCCGGTACTGGTCAGGCCGGTGGTCGTCAGGTGGTGGTCGTCCGCGTGCGGGTGGACGTGGTCGTGGCCGGGCAGCGCGTGCAGGCCGGTGTTCGGCACCGGCGGGCCGTCGTGGGCGACGCAGCCGTCCCGGAGCAGCACGACCCGGTCGATGAGCGGCTCCAGCGGCCCCAGTTCGTGCAGCACGAGCAGGACGGCGGTGCCGCGGGCGACCTCGCTGCGCAGGGTGTCGGCGAGCACCTGCTGGCTGGCGGCGTCCACGCCGGCCATCGGCTCGTCCATGATCAGCAGGTCGGGGGAGCCGACCAGGGCGCGGGCGATCAGCACCCGCTGCTGCTGCCCGCCGGAGAGGTCGGCGACGCCGTCGCGGGCGCGGTCGAGCATGCCGACGGCGTGCAGCGCGCGGTCGACCGCCTCGCGGTCCTTGCGGCGGAAGGGCAGCAGCCGGTGCTGGGGGAGCCGGCCGGTGGAGACCACCTCGCGGACGGTGGCGGGCACCCCGCCGGCGGCGGTGGTGCGCTGCGGGACGTAGCCGATCCGGTGCCACTGCCGGAACTTGGCGTACGGGGTGCCGAACAGCTCCAGGGTGCCGCGCTCCAGCGGGACGGCGCCGATCACGCTCTTCACGGTGGTGGACTTGCCCGAGCCGTTGGCGCCGAGCAGGGCGACCACCTCGCCGGGCCGGACGGCGAGGTCCACGCCGCGCAGCACGGGCCGGCCGCCGAGCGAGGCGACGGCGCCGGTGAGCCGGACGACCGCGGGGGCGGCCGCCACCGGGGTGCCGGGGAGCCGCGCCGGGTCGGGGTCCGTCGGGGGTGTGACGTCCTTCGCGGTGTTCTGGAGCATGGGCTGTGGTGTCCCGTCAGCTGGTGGCGCCGAGCGCGGCCTGCAGGTTGGTGAGGTTCTGCTTCATGATCGTCAGGTAGTCGTCGGCCGCCGCGCCGCCGGTGGGGGGCTTGATCCCTTCGAGCGGGTCGAGGACGGCGGTCTTCAGACCGAGGTCCTTGGCGACGGTGTCGGCGAGCTTGGGGCTGACCAGGGTCTCGAAGAAGATGGTGGTGGCGCCGTTCTCCCTGGCGGCCTTCTGGACCGCGGCGAGCCGGGCGGGGGTGGGCTCGGCCTCGGGGTCGACGCCGTTGATGGCCACCTGGGTCAGGCCGTAGTGCTCGGCGAGGTAGCCGAAGGCGGCGTGGCTGGTGACGAAGGTCCTGCTCGTCGCGCCGCGCAGACCGTCCTGGAACTGCTGGTCCAGCGCGCCGAGCCTGTTCACCAGGTCGTCGGTGTTCCGGGCGTACTCGGCGGCGTGCTCGGGGTCGGCCTTGGCGAACTCGGCGCCGACGCTCCTGGCGACCGCCGCGTAGCGGGTCGGGTCGAGCCAGATGTGCGGGTCGCCGGCGGGGCCCTCGTGGTGGTGGTCCGTGCCCTCCTCGGTGCCTTCGTCGAGGTGGTGGTCGACCAGCGGGCTGGCGGCGGCGGCGTCCACCAGGTGCTTGCTCCGGGACTGGCCGACGGCCTGGTCGACGGTGGGCTGCAGGCCCTTGAGGTAGAGGACGGCGTCGGCCTTCTGGACCGCGCCGACCTGCTTGGCGGTGAGCTCCAGCTCGTGCGGCTCGACGCCGGCGGCGGTCAGG
The sequence above is a segment of the Kitasatospora sp. NBC_00240 genome. Coding sequences within it:
- a CDS encoding TerB family tellurite resistance protein, which translates into the protein MLPLGPVIGSVQCTTCHGRYGVESLEQLTGVRLSAMLRDAQYTVALALLAAGGTGGRSAREAACAVVKDAGFEDCGEAQVLAALAALSGLGGELHHAHGLADGLAIELHAALEPLTPHLAQQGRERLLLQGAWIALADGRYLPQEREALAEVGRCLGLGEEQVGTLLEAATRAAH
- a CDS encoding Fur family transcriptional regulator → MTTAGPTPRARSTRQRAAVSAALDEIEDFRSAQELHDMLKHRGDSVGLTTVYRTLQSLADAGEVDVLRTADGEAVYRRCSSGHHHHLVCRHCGATVEVEGPAVERWANAVAAEHGFSDIAHTLEIFGTCADCAAKA
- a CDS encoding metal ABC transporter ATP-binding protein — encoded protein: MLQNTAKDVTPPTDPDPARLPGTPVAAAPAVVRLTGAVASLGGRPVLRGVDLAVRPGEVVALLGANGSGKSTTVKSVIGAVPLERGTLELFGTPYAKFRQWHRIGYVPQRTTAAGGVPATVREVVSTGRLPQHRLLPFRRKDREAVDRALHAVGMLDRARDGVADLSGGQQQRVLIARALVGSPDLLIMDEPMAGVDAASQQVLADTLRSEVARGTAVLLVLHELGPLEPLIDRVVLLRDGCVAHDGPPVPNTGLHALPGHDHVHPHADDHHLTTTGLTSTGLTTTPRLPA
- a CDS encoding isoprenyl transferase, whose amino-acid sequence is MAARRLFGGSKQREYLPPTPHPSGARPPKIPGELVPGHVAIVMDGNGRWAKERGLPRTEGHKVGESVVLDVLKGAIELGVKNISLYAFSTENWKRSPEEVKFLMNFNRDVIHRRRDEMDAMGVRVRWAGRMPKLWKSVVQELQVAEEQTKDNDAVTLYMCVNYGGRAEVADAAAAIAADVAAGRLDPKKVNEKTVAKYMYHPDMPDVDLFLRPSGEQRTSNFLLWQSAYAEFVFQDVLWPDFDRRDLWRACEQYAMRDRRFGGALPNEVQAEAVSAEVPPQR
- a CDS encoding metal ABC transporter solute-binding protein, Zn/Mn family — encoded protein: MILRRAPRSIALATTAVIGALALSACGGTSSAKGSDGKLDVIASFYPMEFLAAQIGGEHVRITDLTAAGVEPHELELTAKQVGAVQKADAVLYLKGLQPTVDQAVGQSRSKHLVDAAAASPLVDHHLDEGTEEGTDHHHEGPAGDPHIWLDPTRYAAVARSVGAEFAKADPEHAAEYARNTDDLVNRLGALDQQFQDGLRGATSRTFVTSHAAFGYLAEHYGLTQVAINGVDPEAEPTPARLAAVQKAARENGATTIFFETLVSPKLADTVAKDLGLKTAVLDPLEGIKPPTGGAAADDYLTIMKQNLTNLQAALGATS
- a CDS encoding metal ABC transporter permease; this encodes MLSYDFMQRALLAAVLVGVTAPAVGIYLVQRRQALLGDGMGHVAMTGVGLGFIFRTSPVWMAVLVCVLGAVVMELVRSRGNQRGDIALAMLFYGGMACGKLLVSLSAQAGSGSLESYLWGSILTVAPADLLTIAILGAVVIAVTVGLRRQLFAICQDEEFARVTGLPVRLLNLLLAVMAAVTVTVAMRVVGLLLVSALMVVPVVAAQQLTRSFAATQAAAIALGVVVSLAGVTGSYQADVPSGPAIVLLAIVVFALFSALSGPLARRRHRAPADRGPEVCDVRLPGQGAADANACAQSGPTSGAGLAQ
- the recO gene encoding DNA repair protein RecO produces the protein MSLFRDDGVVLRAQKLGEADRIITLLTRRHGKVRAVARGVRKTKSKFGARLEPFSHVDVQFFSRGSDLIGRGLPLCTQVETIAPYGGPIVADYGRYTSGTAMLETAERFAENEGEPAVQQYLLLVGGLRTLAAGQHESHLVLDAFLLRSLAVNGYGASFTNCAKCGLEGPNRFFSLQAGGVLCGDCRVPGCAVPSPETLVLLGSLLSGDWQTADACEPRYWREGSGLVAAYLQWHLERGIRSMRYVEK